The stretch of DNA CTCCCGCGCACGCAGCAAGGCCGGCGAACAGGCCGACAACGCCGAATAGCATAGAACCCGCAGCGCGCTTATCACTTATGCCCGAACCCATCCCCATTCACGAGATGTGGTTCGGGTTTCCTTTTGAGCGGTGGCCGGATCGGAAGATTAAGCCTTACGTATGGTAAGCCTTCCGTATAGAGGCCGAACGCAGCCTAGTGAAGAATAAAGCACAAAACACAAGCCCGGTCTCGGGTTCAGTTCGAATCCACGTTTTATACCCGGCCCGCTTCATATTTGTGTCTTTTTACTTGCTTGTTCTTACGGACTAAGTAAAAAGGCGCAATTAGCACGCTTAAATGCGTCTTTTTACTTAGTAGCCTCTTTATCACAAGTAAAAAGACACAATTGACGCCGAACCGCCGTTTGGAATCGCTCAATGACTCCAGACAGCGGCATCCTGATCGTATTCGGCCGGATCATAGTCATCATCGTCATATGCGTTGTCAGCGGACGTGGTAGTGTCGCCGCTCTCGCTATCACCGACAGCTGCAAGACCGGAACCAGAATGATCAGCACCGGTACCAGAGCCGGATTCCGCAGCAATGCCAGAATCAGAATCACCAGCATCGGCCGCTGAACCGGCACCTGCGGATTTCCCGCCATCAGCATCAGGCTGACTCGAGCCATGCGTTCTTCTCGCCGCGGGCATCGGATCAGGCGTGGTCGGCCACAAGTCCTCGGATACTTGGGTATCGCGGTCAATCCCGTCATCGGCGCCAACGCTCAGAGTCGCCCCAAGGTTGCCCAGACCGTCCCCGAGATCGGCGTAATCACCGCGATTGATGCTGTCAACGTCGTCATTGTCGCGCCCTACGGTGTCCGCAACGTCGCTATCTCCGCTATCGCCATTTTCGCCATCCACAGTACCATCCACGGGCTCGTCATAGGTCGAGCTGTCGTCGACCACACCCGAATCGGCGTCCTCGTTGATTTCGGCGAGCGCCTTCGAATCGATGTTGTACTTGGGCAGATTGTGTTTGATATAGTCGCTCGCAGCCACGGCGGTAGAGACGTCGTGCCCGGCCTTTTCGGCCATGAACCAACGATTCTGCAAGACCTCGTGGAAGAACTGCGCCGGCTCGATCTTCGAGCGGTATTCACGCGGAATCATGCGAACGACGGGTTCGAAAACCTCGCGCATCCAGTCGGTCGCCACGATTTCCAGCTCTTCACCGTCACGCCAGGTGGAAGCACGGTAGGCGTCCAAATCATTCAACAGTCGCCGCGCCTGGTTCTCCTGCACGTCGAGGCCCGTAAGCCGCAGCAACTTGCGCGAAGCATAGCCAGCGTCGACCACGCGCGGACGCACGAGCACGCGTTTGCCGTCGTCGGCGGTCTTGACCTCAAGCTCATCGACGTCGAAGCCCAAGTCGTTGAGCTTATTGACGCGCTTCTCGATCTTCCACATCTCGTCGGGCCCGAAGTCGTCCTGATCGGTCAGCGCGCCCCACAGCGAGTCGTAGCGCTCGAGAAGTCTGTCGCCGACCCCTACCTCATCCACCTCGTCGGGCAGCAATTTGCCGGAAGCCAGATCCATCAGCTCGCCAATGATGTTGGTGCGGGCCAGGTCCATGTCATAGTTGCGCTGGCCCTCAGTCAACGTTGTATAGAGCGCGCCGGTTTCCGCATCGACCAGGAATGCCGAAAACGCGTCGGCGTCGCGCAGGAAGAGGACGTTGGAAAGCGAGACGTCGCCCCAATAGAAACCGGAAAGGTGCAGGCGGACCATCAGCACGGCGAGCGCGTCAATCAAGCGGTCGGCAGTGTCGGGCCGAAGGTTCCCGGCGAACAGGGCTCGGTAAGGCAGCGAGAACTTGAGCTGCTTGGTGACCAGGATCGATTCAAGCGGCTCGCCTTCGCGGGTATGCCGTCCGGTGACCACGGCGATCGGCGTGACGGTAGGCAGCTCGAGCTTCTGCAGGCGCCGCAGCAGCTCGTATTCGTGCGCGGCCACGCGGCTGGTGATTTCCTTCATCGCATAGATCTCGTCACCGACATGCACGAAACGCACGACGTGCCGGGAGATGCCTCGCGGCAGGTTGGCCAGCAGCTCCTTGGGCCAGGTTGCCAGCGGTTTCTCCCAAGGCAGGGTGAACATCTTCGGGTTTGAGCTGGCGGCAGTAATCTGCAGCGCGTGCGGCTCGGGGACATCGGCGTTCCCCGTCTCGTCGGCCGTCACGGACGTCGCCTTTAGCGCCCTGGGGTCCATTTGCATTCCACCGGTCAATTCCATACTTCCAAATCTAGCGCCCGCATAGGATAGTTTCCCGTCATTATGAACAGCCGATACGTCCGTATCCCCTTTGCCCTTTCATTGCATACGTGACGCCAACAAGACCACCAGCGTCACAAACACAACCAAACACCGCCTATCAAGCAAACGAAAAGGCCCGCACACGAATGTACGGGCCCTTTCAGCTAAACGACGCGAAGATGCGAATCAGTTCAGGCGCAGCTCGGTGGCCGGGGAGAACAGGTGCATCTTGGACGGATCGATCTTGATCTTGACGGTGTCGCCGACCTTCGGCAGCTGACGCGGGTTCACGCGAATCGTGGTCAGCTTGTTCTGGTCGGACATCATCGCAGAGGACTCGGCTGCGGAACCATCGGTGATGATGTTGCCGTAGATGTATCCGTCGCTTCCGAGATCCTCGACATTCTCGACCTTCAGCGAGAAGGCGTTGGCCTCGTCGGGAGCGGCGAGCGAAGCATCCTCGGGACGGAAGCCGACGACGATGCGGCCCTTATCCTCGGGAGTGAGCTTGGCGACGGCGTCCTTGTCGAGTTCGACGGTATCGCTGCCGATCTTCGCCTTGCCGTCGACGACCGGGTGGGTGTTGATGTTCATGGACGGCGAGCCGATGAAGCCGGCGACGAAGACGTTCTGCGGCTTGTCATAGAGCTCGGTCGGAGCGCCGACCTGCTGGAGGATGCCCAGCTTGATGACGGCGATGCGGTCGCCCATCGTCAGAGCCTCGGTCTGATCGTGGGTGACGTACAGGGTGGTGACGCCGAGCTGACGCTGCAGGGCGGCGATCTGCGTACGGGTCTGCACACGCAGCTTTGCATCCAAGTTGGAAAGCGGCTCATCCATCAGGAAGACCTTAGGCTTACGAACGATTGCGCGGCCCATGGCGACACGCTGACGCTGACCACCAGAGAGAGCCTTCGGCTTGCGGTCAAGGAACTCGGTCAGGTCGAGGACCTTGGCGGCCTCCTCGACGCGCTGACGAATCTGATCCTTCGGAACGCCGGCGATCTTCAGGGCGAAGCCCATGTTGTCGGCGACGGTCATGTGCGGATACAGTGCGTAGTTCTGGAAGACCATGGCGATGTCGCGGTCTTTCGGCTGCATCGTGGTGACGTCCTTATCGCCGATGAAAATCTTGCCCTTGTTGACTTCCTCGAGGCCCGCGAGCATACGCAGGGTCGTTGACTTGCCGCAGCCGGAAGGGCCGACGAGCACGAGGAATTCACCGTCTTTGATATCAAGTGAGAGATCGGATACCGAGGGCTCCGTATTGCCCGGGTAGATACGAGTGACATGGTCAAATACGACTTTTGCCATAATTTAATATTCCTTTCATCGGCAGGTACGTGCCGAACGATCCGTTGTGAAGGGGTTTGCATCCACCCGCAAGCCAACCTCGGCAAGCGAATTTCCGCACTTTCATTCCATTATGAGTGGAGCCTTTTGGGGTTCCTTCCCCGTTGAGCTCAAAAACCACTATACACGGTCAGCACCAAAATATCGCACAACACGCCACATAACGTACAAGTCCGGCGCAAAACAACGTTTCTGGCATATCGGTTCTCGCATTCTCGCACACGCCGGCGCACGCTCACACTCTTTTCAACGCGAAAACGTTGAGAAATTTTCAAGGATATCGACTTAAGGCAAACGTTTGATATTTTGAATTTATGCGGAAACAAAAACTCTGTTACGCTTTTGAGGAACCTTTGGTTCTGCTATAGATGAAATAGGTTGAATATCACATATCCTTTAGCTTCGTAGTTTCGAGAACATTGACGAATCTTTCCACAAATCATAAAACCAAGCAGCAGAAGCATTCAGCGAAGTAGAAAGCGCATAATATCGAGGATATCGAA from Bifidobacterium sp. ESL0800 encodes:
- the ugpC gene encoding sn-glycerol-3-phosphate ABC transporter ATP-binding protein UgpC, producing the protein MAKVVFDHVTRIYPGNTEPSVSDLSLDIKDGEFLVLVGPSGCGKSTTLRMLAGLEEVNKGKIFIGDKDVTTMQPKDRDIAMVFQNYALYPHMTVADNMGFALKIAGVPKDQIRQRVEEAAKVLDLTEFLDRKPKALSGGQRQRVAMGRAIVRKPKVFLMDEPLSNLDAKLRVQTRTQIAALQRQLGVTTLYVTHDQTEALTMGDRIAVIKLGILQQVGAPTELYDKPQNVFVAGFIGSPSMNINTHPVVDGKAKIGSDTVELDKDAVAKLTPEDKGRIVVGFRPEDASLAAPDEANAFSLKVENVEDLGSDGYIYGNIITDGSAAESSAMMSDQNKLTTIRVNPRQLPKVGDTVKIKIDPSKMHLFSPATELRLN